The DNA sequence TGAAAAAATTGTCGCACATTATCGCCACATGACTGCTCTTTCTACTTAAAGCCATTAGGATACAATTTATAGTCTAATATGTGTTCTTTTCATCCCAATACAGCTATATAATATTCTCGAGCAAGCAATTACTTGACCAAATAAATCACATTAGATTAATCATGACTACATAAGCCCAGTAGATCAAGCATCTCAAGAATGTCTCCACTTCTTGCCTATCTTGCTCTGCACAATTTCACCTTACTCTCAGAATATCATCATTATAGCTACCAATGCAAATGTGGCCAAGCATACATACGTTTCCTAATTGCCAACCACGTTATGTGAATATGTTGCATATGCTTATACTACATCACCGCAATGCAGATAAGTAATCATCATTCATCAAAATATGATGTGGGAAGAAAATTTAAGCAACTTATCAACAAAAGGTTTTCGCCAGAGAAAAATTACATGTCTGAACATTCTGAACTGCCATGTTCCATGTATAAGctcatataaattatttaatacccTCCATGAAGATGTCTGCTTTGTGAGTGCCCAATCTTCGATCAACAAGAATTGTTAAGGTAACAAGGGTGAAAGCTAATTCCCGTGCCACTTCAGCTGTCACATGTACAGCACATTTACCATATATTTTCACAACAATGAGGTCACATACGCTGCCTCAAGCTGAAACTGACTTCAGAATTTACAATGCTTTTTCAAAGTGAATTACTTCTCAAAGTGTTTTAAGTCTTCACAATCATTTTCTATCAAGCAAGGAGAAGATTGGGAAGCTGTAACATCACAACATCTGCAGGCTAGTATGTGTCTGTATGTCTGCCTACTGGTTAGTAATTACTACTTTGTTCATTTTTTTTGCAAATGAGAAATGATTTGCTTGATGTTTTATCTGTATAACTTCATCAAACTAAGGTATATTAGAGAAATTGCGTTACTAATGAGCCTGAAGATAACAATGTTGGACATCATTTTCCACAATAACTGACAGCTTACCTAGTCATATGGAAATACATGAAATATGTAAGATGAATAGATCTACAGTTTTGCAGTTATTAGCacatctaaaatattttcataaaatttaacaaTGAAGACTATTGTTTCAAGCTTACCACAAAACACCTTATAAGGAAGCATGTGAAACATATGGCTGTAACTGATCCAACCTGCAAATTTGCAAAAACTATTTCACTAATGATAGTTTAAACTCAAATAAATGAGTATGCTTTTGTGCGTGTTTTTTCTATAATGACAagaaaattgattaatttttccAATTCAAAATATAGGCAAATCTCTTTAAAGCTTGTGCTAGCGTTTCATAATACTGATAATCATACTTGATCATGCGGTttcatattcaatttatattacaCATGCATGAGCTAATTGAGCGGCACACATGTCATACCAAACATTTGTGCCCTAGAGATCACATAACAATTAGAAGCACTAAAGTCACCGACAATTGCACAGGGCTTTAAGATAGCCATCAAAGACATAGCAAACTTGAAAATCCAATTATGGACTTCTACTGCATACCCAGATACATAATTGTTGCACAGCGTCATGACAAATGATTGCCCTTAACATTATTGATTTTTTCTAATTACTGCAATATTGGATCTGTCATTTTCATATGTCAAAATAATAAGCAAACAGATTCATCGCCCATGAATTTGCACATTTCCTACTTTCTTATTGCATCGAGCACTAGCAGGAGGTAGAAAGACCAATAATGACTGAATGGAATGCCAAGGATAAAGGAAAGGCAAACACACCTCATGGAGCTTCTTTCTTCTCCCTTTAGACTCAATAGGGAAGCGTCTCAACATGAAAAACAACCTGAAagcattgaaaataaaaattcagaggaagaggaaaatcCTAACTTCTGCACAAATAAATGTAGCTCAGATGACTCTGAATAATATAATAACCATAATCATTTAGTATCTGTATTATAGAGAACACTCACCTGCCTCCATACAACAAGAAACCCAATGCAGCTATAATTGATACCACTGAAAATGAAAAGAACGGTAATGTACTTAgataagaaaaatatatattttataagaaCTCTTCAGCAATCAAAGTCATCAAATTATCATGGCAGGGCAGAAGGTCTAACCTGCAATAAATATCTTTCCAATGAATTCAACAACACTGTTGTCATCTATCCAGAGGTACACCCAGATACAAACCTGTTCAAAACCTAAGTTTCGTAAGGCATTTTACAAAATATCACAGAGTACAAAGGTCCAGCAGTGGACCTCACAGTGCCTGGTCAACTGTTTACATCTGGAACCATGAATGATCAACTTTACAGCTAAAATGATAATGAATCCATTCTCAAAGTCCTAAACCTTTTCCCTCAAGTGCTACACCTATACCCCTCCGTTGGGCAAATAATCCAAAGAATCCAATATGAGTTCTATGAGGAGAAAATCCTGAATACTGAATAGGCTTAGAGATAACAACTATTGATATACATCATTTTGACTGATTACACAAACCTCGCGCAATTTTGAAATGTTTGATTTTTATGCCTTCACTCATGTTATAATTTTTCAACATAGGTCCTCACCCATAAGTTTACAATTCACAGAATGTAAAGGAAACTGATAGAAGCTAGGTCTCCATAGGATTATATGTGATTAACAAGATGAAAAAGCAGCAAAATTTGCTATAAAAAAGATCCAGTGGTGGTAGTAAAAACAGATTGAAACATTAAGCATACCTGTATGAAGTAAACTCCGCAATTGactgaaatataaaaaattcttaGCTTATCTGTTGGCAAGCTTCTTGCCTGAATgacaaaaaaattgaaaaaaattagaaCTTCATAATGTTTATTAAATCTTAAAGAAGACGAAAAATTACATGAACAACTGAGAAAAGCATGCAAGTAAATTGGCTATTACTCATGAAACACCAACTCCCATATGTACTTGCCTGGTGATATATCTCTGCCCAAAACAGGACAAGCAGGGTGTAAGTAGAAAAAAAGAGAAGTCCCGGTAGATCCAATAATACCAAAGTTAGCACCTGGAATTGGATTGAAGGTGCAGTAGCACTATGTTAGTGTAAAAGCACAAGGCAATATAGACGTTATATGATGAAGAAACCAGCTTTATGCATGAACATTATCAAATTAATCTTTGTCAAATAATAAGCCTTAAACCAAGAGTATGTTTAGATGCAGAACTGATGGTTTTTAAAGCTTCAGCAACTAACCTTGGGATGCAAAATAAAAACTTGCTTGTGAAATCCAAACACAATTGCACGCActgaaaatatataattcaaaaGAAACAAATTAGCACTCGAATGAAAAAGTTAAAATGAGAATCAAAACGTCACTGataactaaagcatcacctccATTGACAATGAAGTTCATAAGGTGGAAAACTTTCTGTGTAGTCCAACCATACTCGGGAACTCTCAACTCAATCCTTATTAATTGAATCTGAATGACAAATAGACATATATAGAAACTTTCTAAACTCAATTGACCTATTAGATAGAAACCAGAAACATTAGAGCAGAAAGTTCCACAAAACAGCATGTCTAAGCAGACGTAATAACAAGACTATTAAACAGTCTATTCACTTGAACTGTACCCCAGAAACCATGCCCATCAACTTAAAATAGTTCAACTAATTTACCAATGGGAACATCCAATATCCAGGCATTAATTTGAAAATACTAATATCAATATCATACGGATTAAGGGGGAAAAAAAAGTAATCATGTAAGAATTAAGCGAACCTATAGGAACTTTtgatatgataaaatttttaattctagacCAAGCACTACTCTTAACTAttcaaattaacaaaaaaaaaatcgatgaattcaagaaattggaaagtaaaagataatattttgcTTCATTACAATGTCAATCAGTTTTCATGAACCAAAAACGCTTGCACTTAACCAGaaggaaaatatatatatatatatatatatataaaaagccAAAAGAAATTACAATAAATCGTGATCCAAAGAACCCATTCCAATAAAAgaatagagaaagaaaaagaccagAGCAACAGCGGAGACAAGGGCATAAGCAGCACAGAGAGCATAGAAGATCCCATCCTGCCACTGAGTTGACTCATTGATCTCATCCCACCAGTTCCCAACCAAATGAACAATTTCCAAAGGGGCTAATTGCACTGGCATTCTGGTCATTCTCTCTATCAAAAAATTTTCCCAGAAAGTCCAGAAGAAgtcaaatcaaaatcaaaatcctCGCCTCACCACTAcacacccaaaaaaaaaaaaaacagaacgAGAGAAAAAACAAGGAAGCAAAAGAAAAAACCCAAACCCAATAAAGAGGGGGAAATTCAAAGCTTAAAGAAAGAAAGACAGACAGCGAAGGATTGGGCTTTTGCTGAGCTCCACCGGTCGGTCTACAGATTTCAGCAACTAAGCGTCTATCTAAAGAGGGATGATGAGATTTGGTGGTTGTGCTCAGTTGCATCACCTATTTTACACCTTTCTTCTccgctattattattattatattattattataaaaaattactgattAGTCTCTCTtgtttaagaaaatttattaattaatttttaaattttaaaaaatatattaaaatatcttaaaaaattttaaactctatTAACTCAtcactttattaattttcactattaaatatcctgaaaaaaataaaatatccttaatataattaaattaattaattaataaattttttattaaactaaaaattaattaattttttaattcacaaaaattaaataattaaatatttaataaataaaataatttaatattttttaaaataaaattaattaataaattataggactacataataaattttcctctttcttattcttattattattaaatacatACGTGCtcctattaatttattaatatttttaattaacagATAAGGATATGATTTCTATTTGCTTTTCGGATTTAGACTTTTACTCTAGGGATGAGTTTGGAATCAAAATGGCTAAAAGATAAATCAACTTTAAATTAtacatcaaattaaaaattttaaattatataataaaattatcacttattaaaattttaaaatataaattatattatattagtctttttaaaatattttactatttttttctttttggaaaatatattttattaacaaaatttattttaaattttttaaaacttatcaTAATATAACTCAAGATTTagcataaataaaaattatcaaataaaagagatatactaatattaataaattattatttgaaaaaaaaaaaaaaaaaagataagacaAGCATGGAAATTAGACGTGGTTTCATCACATGATGAGGGTGAAGGGATCGATAGATGCTGGGGGAGATTCCTAACATGTGGGGGCCTTTACCAGAAGCCGAGAGAAAGAACTAGGAAGCACTATTTTAACTGTTTGTGACGCGAAATTTCTCACGGCTCGACGTGGCATGGGGCGGTTTGCCGGTGCCTGCCACGTTTGATTTTTGATTTCACTGCATACTCGTGACACCTCcgaccaaattaaaaaaaataaaattcatttattttttttaattttttaataattttaataatagtgagttatttaattttaaaaataatattaagatatatttaaaaatacagaaatttattacatttattatattatttcaatttatgtAAGATAATATAAATGactattattttttagaatagAGTAATGACTTAAAATTCCCTACTTCCActcttatatataatttttaaaaatgattttttcacaattttatattgtttatataattttaagtagtataatttttttaaaaagtttactatcaACTATACTAAATATTTCTagaatttattaaaaactattttatcaCATTAATTTCTTGTTTAATTATCCATTTTTTctgataataaattaataaagagaAATTTACtgaaattaaactaattagtgCAATACAaagatatttaaataaaattaaaatatttattataatttaattaatttgattaatttttaatcatagCAAAGATTGTAATAAATTTAAGGAAGAGCCTATGAAGAATTTGACCCACACGTGAGTAAGTTTATTcaagaatttaaatttgaaaaacattaaaactggaaaataatttatattagaaagtattttttataaaaaatattttatgtagaaAATATTAGagaacaaaataattattttgactATCATGTACATTCGCTAAATTGAATTCCATTACACTTAAAtagacaataaaaaaattaagcagATAATTAtcttaaatcaaaaattaaaattttaaaatatcagtaaattaaattaaaagtttaaataattaaatcgatcaattcaatttgattatatttaatttgatttttatttaaaaattaaaatttatttagttctaATTTAGATGGATAAGATCTTACTACTTTCagatttattttgaatttggtGGTAGGCCCATTTTTATGGATCTTACTAAATTAAGGCAACCTTGAATCTAGGAGGTAATAAGACAGCTTTTGTTtgcagttaaaaaaaaaaaacaatggagGAGTTTTTGAGACAAAACATGAAAATTGGTGAATGGATGTCAAAACTAATGTTATAGCAGTTGTATCTTAACTTCCAGTGGCTTTTCAAATACCACGAGCGTTGAAGGGTGGGCGAAGACTGAAGACATTAGTTTCTGTCTATTTCTACTACTCTCTGCAAAACAAACAAAACTTAAAAAATGATTTTCTGATGTGCATTACattgtaaaattatattaaaatttaaataaaatcattttttttttgaaatgggatttaaataaaatcttatATGTTTATATTATGTTGATTACAGACTCCAGTTTAGGTAAATATaaatctattattattattattatttgtttgttattaatataaatacataattattaatttattatataatatatataaaattgaaaatataatttttaaataatagataAATTTGACATATAAAATGAGCATTAAATTTGTTTAATTATTGTTTATGATATttatattaactaattttttataattttaaatatttattgattaaaaaaataatttgggaACATAGAAATTTCAatatattagattttaaaaaggtaatataatttagataatatattaaaatcaagccaattataaatatgataaattattaacaagtttataTGTATTTATCAAGTACGTATAGACAGTTATTTGATatagaaattattttgaaatcaaTGTTTCATCAGGGAGGATCCGTGGCGCAATGGTAGCGCGTCTGACTCCAGATCAGAAGGTTGCGTGTTCGATTCTCGTCGGGTTCAATTTCCCGCTCGGATCATTTATCACTTTTTGCCGATTTACATCCTAAACTACATTCGCCCGCACCTGATATTACCTTAAACCCCTTTTCTTCCTCCTTCTAGATCCCCTATTTCACTGGAAACCCTAGTCACTCAATCTCTCAGAAAAAGCCCTAATTTCTGTCAAATCGTCTAGTTTTTCAATAATGGCTTTATTCTCTCGTCTCAGAATTCACCCTCTTCTAACCAGAAACAGACGCTACTTCTCCACAATCCTTTCTCCAGGTTCCACCACTCCTCTCTCCTCCAAGGAGAAAACCAGAGCCGCGCTTTCTCTTCTAAAATCCGAAGCAAACCCAGAAAAGATCGTTGAGATCTGCAGGGCAGCTTCTCTAACCCCTGAATCTCATTTGGATCGGATCGCCTTCTCCGTCGCCATCTCCCAGCTTTCCAAATCCAACCATTTCTCCTACATCCAGCAGTTTCTCGATGACCTCCGCTCTTCTCGCGCTGATCTTCGGTCCTCCGAACGATTTTCCGGTCACGCCATCGTCCTTTTTGGCCAGGCCAACATGATCAACCACGCTATCCGCACCTTCGAGGAATATCACGCTGATGTTGTTGGTTCTGGTGCTGGGTCCGTTAAAGCTTTGAACGCTCTGCTTTTCGCTTGTATTTTGGCTAAGGATTTTGGGGAGGTGAAGCGGATTTTTCTCGAGTTCCCTAAGAAGTATAGCATTGAGCCGAATTTGGAGACTTATAATACGGTTGTCAAAGCATTTTGCGAGTCTGGGAGTTCCAGCTCGGGTTTTTCCGTTTTGGCAGAAATGGATAGGAAGGGGTTGAAGCCAAATGCAACTACTTTTGGGAGTTTGCTTGCTGGGTTTTATAAAGAGGAGAAGTTTGAAGATGCGGGGAAAGTATTGGATATGATGAAAAAACATGGGATTCGCCAAGGGTTAAGTACTTACAATATTAGGATTCAGAGTTTGTGCAAGATCAAGAGGTCTGCAGAGGCGAAAGTTTTGCTTGATGAGATTTTGTGTAGGAATATGAAGCCAAATTCTGTTACTTATTGTAATTTGATTCATGGTTTTTGTAACGAAGGAAATTTAGAGGAAGCAAAGGGACTGTTTAACAGTATGATTCGTAGAGGGATTAAACCAGATGCTGATTGTTATTTCACGTTGGTGCACTACTTGTGTAGAGGTGGGAATTTCGATACTGCATTGAGAATTTGCAAGGAAAGCATTGAGAAGGGATGGGTTCCAAACTTTGGAACTATGAAGTCGCTGGTGAATGGGCTTGCTGGTGTTGGGAAGGTTGCAGAGGCAAAGGAGCTTGTTGGACAAATGAAGGAGAAATTTTCTAAGAATGCTAATCTCTGGGAAGAGGTTGAAGCCAGTTTGTCGCAGTAGGGGAGGAGACATTTAAACCTGTTATTGTTTTTATAAGATCATCAAGTTTGAGATCAGGTATGAGAATGTCAATCTGCCAGTTAAGAGGAAATAACATTTCTGTATTAGGAAATAACATTTCTGTATTAACATAATGAATTTTATTGGTCGTGTTCATCATTGAATGAAAATGGTGCTGTTTTTCATTTTCATGCTGTTGATTACATTAGAGGTTGGAAGCATCAAAATCATAAGACTTTGCACTCAAATTATAGAAAAGGATCAATGTTTAAACTTGTTTTGCATATTTCTTTCATTATGAGGCTGGTAGTAATAAATTGGTTAGTCAGCTGTGTTAATTTGATAGCCTTCGCAAAGCCATAACTGCAATCTTAATTCTCATGCCTGCAGGCTTTGTTGTTTCATAAATTATCATATGGTTACCCTATCAGTTTCCCCAGAAGAATGCATTTCATTTGTGATCATCCTGTATAAAAATTGTGAATCATCATTTTAAATATGACGCAGATCAACAGGAACATAATCAAAGGATCAACAAAGGCTTGGTTTAGATTGCATTGTATGATCCAGCACAGTACGCCCCAGCTGTTCTCTAATTTTGAAACGTTGGTTACATACACTAGTGTAATGCTAACATTGCACAGACCACTTCTGCTTCTTCCAATATATCAGCTTGATCATCCAACATTGTTGATTGTGATCACCAGAACATCATCAGTTTGTTTCTTTCCTTAGAAATTATTATGCATTATGCAGTGGAGAATGGAGATCACTCCACAATCCCATTGCTTAATTCTTATATCATATCATGATTTTACAAGTTCAGCAAAAAATATTAGGTTTTGGGCTCCAACTTCTAACAGAAAGTATTTTCAGTACACGTTCTAACACGAAACTTTTACAGGAAGGCGAGGAGAGGAAAAGAGGGCCTCCCTTCAACTCTTGGAGGCCACTCATCAGTTGTTCTAACTAAATGATTCAAAGACTGCTCAAATCTGAGCCGATTCAAAGTCAAGTCTTAAAGATTTTGTTTACCATTAAGAAGataattcaaatgaattcttatATAATTGTTCTAACTAAatgattaaaatttcatttggtAAAAAAATGATTTTGAACCGGATTGCAGATTTAGGTGAAATTCTTGTTAAGATTATTACTATCATTAAAAATCTTGTTATTATCGTCACTTATTAGGATTGTTAGATTGAATGGTTTGGATTCAATTTGGTGCCACTGTAACacatctttataattttttttcaatattgatTTGATTGAAACCGGATCATATTAAAATCAGAACTAAATAGAATTCCATGATGATTTAGGATTGTTGGCAATTAAACTACCAGTTCTAATCCATAACTAACCTGTGATTAAGGTTACTGATAAAGTGATACCATGAATCAACACTGATACATCTTTTCCATCTTTCAGTTGAAATTCTCCAACTTGACATAGGGAATCCCAAaaatgtattttaattaatagcATAATAAtctcttttatatttatatacacTTCTTATGGATTGTTAATTTCTATTCATTTTAGGTTAATTTTTTCCAAGCAAGAGAATTACATTGAATACCAATGCACTGAAAATGTGATATCTCagcagataaaaaaaaaaaaaagtgatatcTCAACTTAAAAGCAATtacaaattgaaagaaaaatactattttataatacctattattatttatttgccaTTTTCCGATTTATCATTTCACATAGAGAATTCCGGATGGACGCTATAACAAAGAAATCTACATGTAATTGCAAGCCAATTAAGGGTATGTTTGGTATGACTATTAGGACTGCTATTTAGATATGTagtttcttaaaaatattatttagaaaatattaaaaaataaaaaacactaaaataacaaaacagTTTTTTCTAAAgtgcttttatattattttaaatgatgcttttttttcaaaaaaaaaaaaaaagatttgaaCTCCCAAATTCAATGCCAAACACCCTCTAGGAAATAATTATACAATATATCCCTATATGAAGTCACCagccaataaaattttaataagtgcTTATGTTCTAATGGTTATTTGCCTGCCATTTTAAATCCAAAGTCGACAAAGAATCACCCGCTGCACCATAAAATTTCTAGCTGTAATATAATTTTCTGATGGGCATGGGCATGGGCATGGCTAATTATAGGAAGAAGTTGGTTAAAGTTAATTAAGCTAAACCAAAAGGTAGAAAACAAAACCACCGGACAAAAGCAAAGGATGACAAATAGATATGCCAAAATTAACCAGAAAAACAAAACGTGTAATTCATCTTCTACTGATATCTCCAGTTTCTTTAATGTTTCAAGCAAAATTTCTATCACCATTGCTAGTTATAGTATATAAATGCATATATATTTGAGATGCTGGAGGAGTTTAAAGAAATGGGTGGTAGAAATTAGCAAGAACAAGGGAGGGAGAAGATTCAGGAGAATGAATTGTTTCGCTTGCTGTAGATTGGAACACAAGCATTCTTTTAATCAAACCATTGCATACACCAGCAACACTTTCAATAACAATGGCCATACATTCTCCTTTTTCCTCAAGAACATTTCGCGTAGAACTGGTCTGTGTTAAAGAAACATGTCTCTGATAATGTTTTTTTCTTGGATGATTCTCATTTGATTTGATATTTTCATGTCTGTGTGTACGTAGTCAGCAAGAAGCAGAAACTTATTGACGAGGAGGTAATGAAATTTGGAAATGCAAAAGTTTCTGCTCAGGTGTTTTCATACAAAGAACTTGCTGCAGCAACTGAGAATTTTCACCCTGATTTTGTTTTGGGAGAAGGTGGATTTGGGAGAGTGTACAGAGGATACATTGAGAGAATTCATCAAGTcagtctcttttttttttccctcattGAGTGTCTGTC is a window from the Manihot esculenta cultivar AM560-2 chromosome 16, M.esculenta_v8, whole genome shotgun sequence genome containing:
- the LOC110603607 gene encoding tobamovirus multiplication protein 1, with amino-acid sequence MTRMPVQLAPLEIVHLVGNWWDEINESTQWQDGIFYALCAAYALVSAVALIQLIRIELRVPEYGWTTQKVFHLMNFIVNGVRAIVFGFHKQVFILHPKVLTLVLLDLPGLLFFSTYTLLVLFWAEIYHQARSLPTDKLRIFYISVNCGVYFIQVCIWVYLWIDDNSVVEFIGKIFIAVVSIIAALGFLLYGGRLFFMLRRFPIESKGRRKKLHEVGSVTAICFTCFLIRCFVVLLSAFDSDASLDVLDHPVLNVIYYMLVEILPSALVLYILRKLPPKRISAQYHPIR
- the LOC110604041 gene encoding pentatricopeptide repeat-containing protein At1g61870, mitochondrial; protein product: MALFSRLRIHPLLTRNRRYFSTILSPGSTTPLSSKEKTRAALSLLKSEANPEKIVEICRAASLTPESHLDRIAFSVAISQLSKSNHFSYIQQFLDDLRSSRADLRSSERFSGHAIVLFGQANMINHAIRTFEEYHADVVGSGAGSVKALNALLFACILAKDFGEVKRIFLEFPKKYSIEPNLETYNTVVKAFCESGSSSSGFSVLAEMDRKGLKPNATTFGSLLAGFYKEEKFEDAGKVLDMMKKHGIRQGLSTYNIRIQSLCKIKRSAEAKVLLDEILCRNMKPNSVTYCNLIHGFCNEGNLEEAKGLFNSMIRRGIKPDADCYFTLVHYLCRGGNFDTALRICKESIEKGWVPNFGTMKSLVNGLAGVGKVAEAKELVGQMKEKFSKNANLWEEVEASLSQ